The candidate division WOR-3 bacterium genome has a segment encoding these proteins:
- a CDS encoding PIN domain-containing protein: MKQRLYIDTSVFGGHFDEEFKEHTIPLFHRIKGGEFIILFSTVTQEELENAPDKVKELVKSLRADFTEFIDLTNEAVDLATQYINEKVVGQTSYADCLHIALATINHADFLVSWNFKHIVNIERIRGYNSINIKNGYKQLEIRSPREFEKYEDD, encoded by the coding sequence GTGAAACAAAGACTTTACATAGACACTTCTGTTTTTGGTGGACATTTTGACGAAGAGTTTAAAGAACACACTATTCCTCTTTTTCATAGAATCAAAGGAGGAGAGTTTATTATTCTATTCTCAACAGTTACACAGGAAGAACTTGAAAACGCACCAGATAAAGTAAAAGAACTTGTAAAAAGTCTTAGAGCTGACTTTACAGAATTTATTGATTTAACGAACGAAGCTGTTGACTTGGCAACTCAATACATCAATGAAAAAGTCGTAGGTCAGACAAGTTATGCTGACTGCTTACACATAGCCTTAGCAACCATAAACCATGCAGACTTTTTAGTTAGTTGGAACTTCAAACACATAGTTAACATTGAAAGAATAAGGGGTTACAACTCTATCAACATTAAAAACGGTTACAAACAATTAGAAATACGTTCACCAAGAGAATTTGAAAAATATGAAGACGACTGA
- a CDS encoding IS30 family transposase, producing MKRYKQLGQQQRYVIGRLLLQGKTQKEIADILGCHKSTICRELKRNTPARGPKANIYDPDKAQIKTIQRHREKPKHTTFTQDMRKQIVKLLTYEKLSPELITRKARQQNPDFVSHETIYQWIWKMKHSNRREDQPYRLLYRELKHGRRRRKRGNYHDNRGCIPYRVSIENRPAIVEKRSRIGDMEVDLMLGKNHQPGLLVITDRASLKTTLIKISTKAAKSIARSIIGRMKPHAHWLKTFTYDNDLAFAMHTMVNQQLKTKSFFTHPYTSQEKGTVEKQNRCVAQILPQTNRLLQSVNSKSETSRKINQSTTCKKI from the coding sequence ATGAAAAGATATAAACAACTCGGTCAACAGCAAAGGTATGTAATTGGCCGCCTCCTTCTGCAAGGAAAGACCCAAAAAGAAATAGCCGATATACTGGGATGCCATAAATCAACCATTTGCAGGGAATTGAAGCGCAACACTCCTGCCCGTGGGCCCAAGGCAAATATTTATGACCCCGATAAGGCTCAGATAAAAACCATCCAACGACATCGGGAAAAGCCCAAACACACCACCTTTACTCAGGATATGCGCAAGCAAATTGTGAAACTACTCACTTACGAAAAGCTCAGTCCTGAGCTGATTACCCGAAAGGCACGGCAACAAAACCCTGATTTTGTCAGCCATGAGACTATCTATCAGTGGATATGGAAAATGAAGCATAGTAACAGGCGGGAAGATCAGCCCTACCGGCTTTTGTATAGGGAATTAAAACATGGGCGTAGAAGAAGAAAACGCGGAAATTACCACGATAATCGCGGTTGTATCCCCTATCGTGTATCGATTGAAAATCGACCTGCCATCGTTGAAAAACGCTCGCGTATCGGTGATATGGAGGTGGATTTGATGTTGGGGAAAAATCATCAGCCTGGATTGTTGGTCATCACCGACCGGGCTTCCCTGAAAACCACTTTAATAAAAATTTCCACCAAGGCTGCTAAATCCATCGCCCGTTCGATCATTGGCAGAATGAAACCCCATGCCCACTGGCTAAAAACCTTCACCTATGACAACGACCTGGCTTTCGCTATGCATACCATGGTGAACCAACAATTGAAAACCAAATCATTCTTTACCCATCCCTATACTTCGCAGGAAAAGGGAACGGTAGAAAAACAGAATCGGTGTGTTGCGCAGATTCTTCCCCAAACAAACAGACTTCT